The following are from one region of the Advenella mimigardefordensis DPN7 genome:
- a CDS encoding c-type cytochrome — MKRVLSNILVAGSVLAGMAFGTAAFGAEAAAASAVPDAEKGAALYTKGDTSRGILACVACHGANGNSGVPMYPNLAGMPHEYIALQLEHFKAPADKVIRGTADGKPTAMAPIVAQMTKEDMQNLSVFLSKQQLTQPAKAKQGDNKKVVERGRQIWRAGIPERSVPACASCHGATGQGIPSAFPRLSGQHPEYLEAQLHAFADGYRQQGGAENMMGKIANRMNKADIQAVADYAAGIR, encoded by the coding sequence ATGAAGCGAGTTTTATCAAACATTCTGGTTGCCGGCAGTGTTTTGGCTGGCATGGCCTTCGGTACAGCAGCTTTCGGCGCAGAGGCGGCAGCTGCCTCCGCTGTTCCCGATGCCGAAAAAGGCGCAGCCCTGTATACAAAGGGTGATACTTCTCGCGGCATTCTCGCCTGTGTGGCCTGTCATGGCGCCAATGGCAATAGCGGCGTTCCCATGTATCCCAATCTGGCTGGTATGCCTCATGAGTATATCGCCCTGCAACTCGAACATTTCAAGGCACCTGCCGACAAAGTCATTCGCGGTACAGCCGATGGCAAACCGACTGCCATGGCGCCTATCGTAGCCCAAATGACCAAGGAAGACATGCAGAACCTGTCAGTCTTCCTGAGCAAACAGCAATTGACCCAGCCTGCCAAGGCCAAACAGGGCGACAACAAGAAAGTGGTAGAGCGCGGTCGTCAGATCTGGCGTGCCGGTATCCCCGAGCGTAGCGTTCCCGCCTGTGCGTCATGCCACGGTGCGACCGGACAGGGTATCCCATCTGCTTTCCCTCGTTTGTCCGGGCAGCACCCAGAGTACCTGGAAGCTCAGTTGCATGCCTTTGCTGATGGCTATCGCCAGCAGGGCGGTGCAGAAAACATGATGGGTAAAATTGCCAACCGCATGAACAAGGCAGACATCCAGGCCGTTGCCGATTACGCAGCCGGTATTCGCTGA
- the lysA gene encoding diaminopimelate decarboxylase, whose product MSELNAPAGAPFFHYDGAQLMAESVSVSELAARFGTPLYVYSRAALKAAWESYAQPLTNRNALVCFGMKANSNLAVLQQFAQWGSGFDIVSGGELARALKAGARPDTIVFSGVGKQDWEIEAALQAGVKCFNVESTDELERISLIASQLGCTAPVSLRVNPDVDAKTHPYISTGLKDNKFGIAIEIAAEVYQRAAVLPGIRIVGVDCHIGSQITQIEPYLDALERLLNLLDTLAGLGIRLEHLDIGGGLGIRYQDETPIAPALLLDAVFAMLESRGYDYLQLVLEPGRSLVGNAGILVTRVQYLKHHESKNFAIVDAAMNDLLRPTLYDAWHGVLPVLCPTDASHTAQSRVYDIVGPICESGDWLARDRQLRLQQNDLLAIESAGAYGFVMSGQYNTRPRCAEVMVDGDQTYLIRPRETVEQLFASEQMLPV is encoded by the coding sequence ATGTCTGAACTGAATGCCCCGGCGGGTGCACCCTTTTTTCACTATGACGGCGCGCAGCTCATGGCCGAGTCCGTTTCTGTTTCCGAACTGGCAGCACGTTTCGGCACTCCGCTGTACGTTTATTCTCGCGCTGCCCTCAAAGCGGCCTGGGAATCCTATGCGCAGCCGCTGACAAACCGCAACGCACTCGTCTGTTTCGGCATGAAAGCCAATTCCAATCTGGCTGTGTTGCAGCAATTTGCGCAATGGGGCAGCGGTTTCGACATTGTTTCCGGCGGCGAGCTGGCCCGCGCCCTAAAAGCGGGTGCCCGGCCCGACACCATCGTTTTTTCTGGCGTGGGCAAGCAGGACTGGGAAATTGAAGCGGCACTGCAGGCGGGCGTTAAGTGCTTTAATGTAGAGTCTACCGACGAGCTGGAACGCATTTCCCTGATCGCAAGCCAGCTTGGCTGCACCGCGCCGGTGTCTCTGCGCGTTAATCCGGACGTGGATGCCAAGACCCATCCCTATATTTCTACCGGTCTGAAGGACAATAAATTCGGCATTGCAATTGAAATAGCCGCAGAGGTTTACCAGCGGGCTGCCGTGCTGCCTGGCATCCGGATTGTTGGCGTAGATTGCCATATCGGATCCCAGATCACACAGATCGAACCGTATCTGGACGCACTCGAACGCCTGCTGAATCTGCTCGATACCCTGGCCGGCCTGGGCATTCGGCTGGAGCACCTGGATATCGGCGGCGGTCTGGGTATTCGTTATCAGGACGAGACACCTATCGCCCCAGCCTTGCTGCTGGACGCGGTGTTCGCCATGCTTGAGAGCCGTGGTTATGACTATTTGCAGCTGGTTCTGGAACCCGGGCGTTCGCTGGTGGGCAATGCCGGCATTCTGGTGACCCGGGTGCAGTACCTGAAACACCATGAGAGCAAGAATTTTGCGATTGTGGATGCGGCCATGAACGATCTGCTGCGCCCCACCCTGTACGACGCCTGGCACGGGGTGCTGCCGGTTCTGTGCCCCACAGACGCCAGCCACACAGCCCAGTCCCGCGTATACGACATTGTCGGCCCGATCTGCGAGAGCGGCGACTGGCTGGCCCGCGACCGCCAACTGCGACTGCAGCAAAATGATTTGCTGGCAATCGAGTCGGCTGGCGCCTATGGCTTTGTGATGTCGGGCCAGTACAACACCCGGCCCCGGTGTGCAGAAGTGATGGTGGATGGGGATCAGACCTATCTGATCCGCCCCCGTGAAACCGTTGAGCAATTGTTCGCTTCGGAGCAGATGCTGCCTGTCTGA
- a CDS encoding cytochrome c biogenesis protein ResB, with translation MTNSISRPTTRAWGAQLVELLGSMRFAVSLLMFICVASIIGTVLQQSQPELTYTDQFGMYWYAVFSKFGVAQVYNTWWFLLIMAFLVVSTSICVIRNAPKMIKDMRSFREYIREGSLRAFPHRFDIQTGQTSATSLAHVRGWLKKEGYAVKEKTDASGTLLAAKKGSANRLGYIFAHSAIVIVCIGGLLDSELPNRLQIWLGHKQPIPDSARYVSDVPESARFSPGNPSFRGNVSIAEGNSSNTGILALSGGQYLQMLPFDIKLNKFIIEYYETNGMPKRFASDVTITDRATGQASNEIIEVNHPFQMHGITLYQSSFHDGGSKVSVNGYPLAGSDTTPFEVSGAVGEQATVTTTLNGQSKNYTLTFDDFKPINVEDLSAPNPGAARPKTFQEDILAVTGSAAGKNDKKLRNIGPSVSYTLTDDRNQSIKFNNYMLPVMLEEAPVFLIGMQVPGDMTFRYVRIPADGKSTVNEFLALRAAFNDKALRLQAATAYAEKNQDGRIDKSVIVQLAERALSVFAADGFVGIDKYVDGEGVPEKDRVPEQLREPMKKILREYLLFSAIELRNLVRERDGQAPIVFDGPDAQAQARWFDLSLRAVSDLTNYPAPMFFQLKTFQHIQASVLQATRSPGKLLVYGGSILLILGVFSMFYIRDRRIWIWVKPGQDDQDSRMMAAMTSQKRTLDFNREFERFRHHFTGNEKA, from the coding sequence ATGACAAACTCAATATCCAGACCCACTACCAGAGCCTGGGGTGCCCAGCTCGTTGAATTGCTTGGCTCCATGCGTTTTGCAGTGAGCCTGCTCATGTTTATCTGCGTGGCCAGCATTATCGGCACTGTCCTGCAGCAAAGCCAGCCCGAACTGACCTACACCGACCAATTCGGTATGTACTGGTATGCCGTGTTCAGCAAATTTGGCGTCGCGCAAGTCTATAACACCTGGTGGTTCCTGCTGATCATGGCTTTTCTGGTGGTGTCTACCAGTATATGCGTGATACGTAATGCGCCCAAAATGATCAAGGACATGCGCTCGTTTCGCGAATATATCCGCGAAGGCAGCCTGCGCGCCTTTCCCCATCGCTTTGATATCCAGACGGGTCAGACATCTGCGACCTCACTGGCGCACGTCCGGGGCTGGCTGAAAAAGGAAGGCTACGCGGTCAAAGAAAAAACCGATGCCAGCGGCACGTTGCTGGCAGCCAAAAAGGGCAGTGCCAATCGGCTGGGCTATATTTTTGCGCATTCGGCCATTGTGATTGTCTGTATCGGCGGGCTGCTCGACAGCGAGTTGCCCAACCGTCTGCAAATCTGGCTAGGCCACAAACAGCCTATTCCTGATAGCGCCCGCTATGTATCCGATGTGCCTGAGTCGGCGCGGTTTTCGCCAGGCAATCCCAGCTTTCGCGGTAATGTCTCCATCGCAGAAGGCAATTCATCCAACACCGGCATTCTGGCGCTCAGCGGCGGGCAGTATCTGCAAATGCTGCCGTTCGATATCAAGCTCAATAAATTCATCATCGAGTATTACGAAACCAATGGCATGCCCAAGCGCTTTGCCAGCGATGTGACGATTACCGACAGAGCAACGGGCCAGGCCTCCAACGAAATCATCGAGGTCAATCATCCGTTTCAGATGCATGGCATTACCCTGTATCAGTCCAGTTTTCATGATGGAGGCTCCAAGGTCTCCGTTAACGGCTACCCGCTGGCGGGCAGCGACACGACACCCTTTGAAGTGTCCGGCGCGGTCGGTGAGCAGGCCACTGTGACCACCACGCTCAATGGTCAGAGCAAAAACTATACCCTGACCTTCGATGACTTCAAGCCCATCAACGTTGAAGATCTCTCCGCTCCCAACCCGGGCGCAGCCCGTCCCAAAACATTCCAGGAGGACATCCTGGCCGTGACCGGCAGCGCTGCCGGCAAAAATGACAAAAAACTGCGCAACATCGGCCCCAGCGTGTCCTATACGCTGACCGATGATCGCAATCAGTCCATCAAGTTCAATAACTACATGCTGCCGGTCATGCTTGAAGAGGCGCCGGTTTTTCTGATTGGTATGCAGGTGCCTGGCGACATGACGTTCCGTTATGTCCGGATTCCTGCCGACGGCAAAAGTACGGTCAATGAGTTTCTGGCGTTGCGCGCGGCGTTCAATGACAAGGCGCTGCGCCTGCAAGCGGCAACAGCCTACGCAGAAAAGAATCAGGATGGCCGGATTGATAAGTCGGTTATTGTTCAGCTGGCCGAACGTGCACTCAGCGTGTTTGCTGCAGACGGTTTTGTTGGCATCGATAAATATGTGGATGGCGAAGGTGTGCCGGAAAAAGATCGGGTACCGGAGCAACTGCGCGAACCCATGAAGAAGATTTTGCGCGAATATCTGTTGTTCAGCGCCATTGAATTGCGTAATCTGGTGCGTGAACGGGATGGTCAGGCGCCCATCGTCTTCGACGGGCCGGACGCTCAGGCCCAGGCGCGCTGGTTTGATCTGTCGCTGCGTGCTGTTTCTGACCTGACCAATTACCCTGCACCCATGTTTTTCCAGCTGAAAACCTTTCAGCACATTCAGGCCAGTGTTTTGCAGGCCACGCGTTCCCCGGGTAAACTATTGGTATATGGGGGATCAATCCTGCTTATATTGGGTGTGTTTTCCATGTTCTACATCCGCGATCGCCGTATCTGGATTTGGGTCAAACCCGGTCAGGATGATCAGGATAGCCGCATGATGGCGGCCATGACATCGCAAAAACGCACGCTCGACTTCAATCGTGAATTCGAACGCTTCCGCCATCACTTTACCGGCAACGAAAAAGCCTAG
- the yihA gene encoding ribosome biogenesis GTP-binding protein YihA/YsxC translates to MSILHRASFYTSAARLDQLPPPGPPEVCFVGRSNAGKSSAINVLTNQKRLAFSSKTPGRTRLINLFGIPDPLDPEQPLGFLTDLPGYGYASVARDAREEWAEVLGAYLRQRTSLAGVVLLIDIRRGVTDLDKRLANWIAPTGKPVLALLTKADKLPYGQRIKAVFAVKKELADIGALNAVPFSATQRIGLEEADSSIVNWISPQVVP, encoded by the coding sequence GTGTCAATTTTACATCGCGCCTCGTTCTACACTTCAGCCGCCCGGCTCGACCAGTTGCCGCCGCCAGGCCCACCTGAAGTCTGTTTTGTGGGCCGTTCCAACGCCGGCAAATCATCTGCCATCAATGTACTGACCAACCAGAAGCGGCTGGCATTTTCAAGTAAAACGCCCGGTCGCACTCGCCTGATCAACCTGTTTGGCATCCCGGATCCGCTGGATCCGGAGCAGCCACTGGGCTTTCTGACCGACCTGCCCGGCTACGGCTATGCCTCTGTTGCTCGCGATGCCCGCGAAGAATGGGCTGAAGTGCTGGGTGCCTACCTGCGTCAGCGCACCTCACTGGCCGGCGTTGTTCTGCTGATTGACATCCGCCGGGGCGTAACCGACCTGGACAAGCGCCTGGCCAACTGGATTGCCCCTACCGGCAAGCCGGTGCTGGCGCTATTGACCAAGGCAGACAAACTGCCCTACGGACAGCGCATCAAGGCGGTCTTTGCGGTGAAAAAGGAACTGGCCGATATTGGCGCCCTGAACGCGGTGCCGTTTTCGGCCACGCAGCGTATCGGACTGGAAGAGGCCGACAGCAGCATCGTTAACTGGATTTCTCCTCAGGTCGTCCCCTGA
- the cyaY gene encoding iron donor protein CyaY, which translates to MTESEFLARADAILDKIHEQADNWFETLDIDLDASRSGQVLTIVFNQKTHVVVNSQAPLQEMWVAAPSGGFHYKFDNSNWVDTRTGTTLQDNLSSIFSEIIGQPLVVAL; encoded by the coding sequence ATGACTGAATCAGAATTTCTTGCACGCGCAGACGCCATCCTGGACAAGATCCATGAACAGGCCGACAACTGGTTTGAAACGCTGGATATTGATCTGGACGCCAGCCGTAGCGGCCAGGTCCTGACTATTGTATTCAATCAGAAAACCCACGTAGTGGTCAACAGTCAGGCACCGTTACAGGAAATGTGGGTTGCAGCGCCCTCTGGCGGCTTTCATTACAAGTTCGATAACAGCAACTGGGTAGACACCCGCACAGGCACGACGCTTCAGGACAACCTGAGCAGCATTTTTTCCGAGATTATCGGCCAGCCGCTGGTGGTCGCACTTTGA
- a CDS encoding ABC transporter permease, which yields MSQPSLHIEPPIRPEFEYPLSALRPATQAESIREPLSLAQRLLNHDGVRKILILVVLAVIWEVVGRWQDNELLLPTFGATLGAMWADLINGELPARMAISLSVLLQGYALGVIFAFFLTTFAISTRLGRDILSTLTSMFNPLPAIALLPLALMWFGLGTTSLLFVLIHSVMWPLALNTFAGFQSVPQTLRMAGQNYGLRGLRFVWQILIPAALPSIVSGLKVGWAFAWRTLIAAEMVFGASSGQGGLGWYVFQHRNELETAQVFAGLVMVVILGLVVENLVFTTLEKLTVRRWGTQQ from the coding sequence ATGAGCCAGCCCAGTCTACATATTGAACCACCTATCCGCCCGGAGTTCGAATATCCGCTCTCTGCGCTGAGGCCGGCGACACAGGCCGAATCGATTCGTGAACCGTTAAGCCTGGCGCAGCGCCTGCTCAATCATGATGGTGTGCGCAAGATCCTGATTCTGGTTGTGCTGGCCGTAATCTGGGAAGTCGTTGGTCGCTGGCAGGACAATGAGCTGCTTCTACCCACCTTCGGCGCCACCCTTGGCGCCATGTGGGCTGACCTGATCAACGGTGAGTTACCGGCCCGCATGGCGATCTCGCTGTCGGTACTGCTGCAAGGCTATGCGCTGGGCGTGATCTTTGCTTTTTTTCTGACCACATTTGCCATATCCACCCGGCTGGGGCGGGATATTCTTTCCACCCTTACGTCCATGTTCAATCCCCTGCCGGCCATTGCCCTGCTACCGCTGGCACTGATGTGGTTCGGGCTGGGTACCACCAGCTTATTGTTTGTACTGATTCATTCGGTCATGTGGCCGCTGGCCCTGAACACCTTCGCCGGCTTTCAGAGTGTGCCGCAAACGCTGCGCATGGCAGGACAGAATTATGGTCTGCGCGGCCTGCGGTTTGTCTGGCAGATCCTGATTCCGGCCGCGCTGCCTTCTATCGTATCCGGTCTGAAAGTGGGCTGGGCCTTTGCCTGGCGTACGCTGATCGCGGCAGAAATGGTCTTTGGCGCCTCCTCCGGTCAGGGCGGGCTGGGCTGGTATGTTTTTCAGCACAGGAATGAACTGGAAACCGCGCAGGTATTTGCCGGGCTGGTGATGGTCGTGATCCTGGGCCTGGTGGTTGAAAACCTGGTCTTTACCACCCTGGAGAAACTGACGGTACGACGCTGGGGGACGCAGCAGTAG
- a CDS encoding ABC transporter ATP-binding protein, which translates to MAHVLKNSSLRLSAAAAEPLQQVPRNVQRAPVGSVEPTPSQRGDTLQSARLPEALLRAQQVNLQYQTDKAIVQATRDVSFSIYKGDRFILLGPSGCGKSSLLKAAAGFIKPRSGSFTLNGKAISGPGPDRVVVFQEFDQLAPWKTVLQNVVFALRASRTLNKVQAKERAEHYLHRVGLGRFLHAYPHTLSGGMKQRVAIARALAMEPAILLMDEPFAALDALTRRKMQEELLQLWDETRVTLMFVTHSIEEALILGNRILLLSPHPGQVRAELNSHQFNMDSAGSEAFQAATQRIHRLLFEEAEAVTTEHASNHPGITESAYEPAQSTY; encoded by the coding sequence ATGGCACATGTATTGAAAAACTCCTCATTACGCTTGTCTGCCGCTGCAGCAGAACCGCTGCAACAGGTGCCGCGTAACGTTCAGAGAGCTCCTGTTGGTTCGGTGGAGCCCACACCTTCGCAGCGCGGCGATACATTGCAGTCTGCCCGGCTGCCGGAGGCGCTGCTGCGTGCACAACAGGTGAATCTGCAGTACCAGACCGATAAGGCAATCGTCCAGGCAACGCGTGACGTTAGTTTTTCTATCTACAAAGGCGACCGCTTCATTTTGCTGGGCCCGTCCGGTTGCGGCAAATCCAGTCTGCTCAAAGCAGCGGCGGGTTTTATCAAGCCGCGCTCCGGTTCCTTTACCCTGAATGGCAAAGCCATTTCCGGGCCCGGCCCTGACCGCGTGGTGGTGTTTCAGGAGTTCGATCAGCTCGCCCCCTGGAAGACGGTACTGCAGAATGTCGTCTTTGCCCTGCGCGCCTCGCGTACGCTGAACAAAGTGCAGGCAAAAGAACGGGCCGAACATTATTTGCACCGCGTCGGCCTGGGCCGCTTTCTGCATGCCTATCCGCATACGCTGTCGGGTGGCATGAAGCAGCGCGTCGCGATTGCGCGCGCCCTGGCAATGGAACCGGCCATATTGCTGATGGACGAACCGTTCGCTGCACTGGATGCGCTTACCCGACGCAAAATGCAGGAAGAATTATTGCAATTGTGGGATGAAACCCGGGTCACACTCATGTTCGTGACCCATTCAATAGAAGAAGCCCTGATTCTTGGCAACCGGATTTTGCTGTTGTCGCCGCATCCGGGCCAGGTGCGCGCGGAACTCAACAGCCATCAATTCAATATGGACAGTGCAGGCAGTGAGGCGTTTCAGGCGGCCACACAGCGTATTCATCGCCTGCTGTTCGAAGAAGCAGAAGCGGTGACGACCGAACACGCCAGCAATCACCCAGGCATTACAGAGTCCGCATATGAGCCAGCCCAGTCTACATATTGA
- the lptM gene encoding LPS translocon maturation chaperone LptM, giving the protein MSAPSIKRLVAFIVTLLVGSVGLTACGYKAPLYLPTPEQKQKMQEREERIKARKAKAEAEKKAKQQASDDAAAAGKPAASTDATAAP; this is encoded by the coding sequence GTGTCTGCGCCAAGTATAAAACGCCTTGTAGCCTTCATTGTAACCCTCCTTGTTGGGAGTGTGGGTTTAACGGCTTGCGGCTATAAAGCGCCACTGTATCTGCCCACGCCGGAGCAAAAGCAGAAAATGCAGGAGCGCGAAGAACGCATCAAAGCCCGCAAGGCGAAGGCCGAGGCAGAGAAAAAAGCGAAGCAGCAGGCATCCGATGACGCCGCAGCCGCTGGTAAACCTGCCGCCAGCACCGATGCAACCGCTGCACCGTGA
- the ccsB gene encoding c-type cytochrome biogenesis protein CcsB: protein MSNTVVTASGAADQLVDWEKNITESGDNRVLRGKPDFSDILFLLVLLAGAVYAIVQYPDSMDYYEKAILVGMTFAATWIGWLWRPARKLMIACALAAGLALWLYDGQLAHAESNFLLKYLLSSQSAILWMCALFFMATVCYWIGFVSTTGAWMGSALTWAGVFAGFTGLLVRWREGHLIAPDMGHIPVSNLYEVFVLFCLITALFYLYYEKRYNTRALGGFVLLVISSAVIFLLWYTFERDAAVITPLNNALRSWWMKLHVPANFIGYGSFALSAMVGFAYLVKQHGATSSWKPMIPLLFVGGAMVSELFIFRDKDNMGFWFVYFLVSLAIVAAILLGRRVIAAKLPPLEVLDDIMYRSISIGFAFFTVATILGAFWAADAWGTYWQWDPKETWAFIVWLNYAAWLHLRLMKGMRGTFAAYWALIGLVITSFAFLGVNIFLSGLHSYGEL from the coding sequence ATGTCAAATACCGTTGTGACTGCATCAGGGGCAGCCGACCAGCTGGTCGATTGGGAGAAGAACATCACCGAATCCGGTGACAACCGCGTGTTGCGCGGTAAACCGGATTTTTCGGACATATTATTCCTGCTGGTGTTGCTGGCAGGGGCTGTCTACGCCATCGTTCAATATCCCGATTCGATGGATTATTACGAGAAAGCCATTCTGGTCGGCATGACGTTCGCAGCCACCTGGATTGGCTGGCTGTGGCGGCCGGCACGCAAGCTGATGATCGCCTGTGCCCTGGCTGCCGGTCTGGCCCTATGGCTTTATGACGGGCAGCTGGCTCATGCGGAAAGCAATTTTCTGCTGAAGTATCTGCTGTCCTCGCAATCGGCCATCCTGTGGATGTGCGCTCTGTTCTTTATGGCAACAGTCTGCTACTGGATCGGTTTTGTCAGTACGACGGGTGCCTGGATGGGTTCAGCGCTTACCTGGGCCGGCGTCTTCGCCGGTTTTACCGGCCTGCTGGTGCGCTGGCGTGAGGGTCATCTGATCGCGCCCGACATGGGACACATTCCCGTCAGCAATCTGTATGAAGTGTTCGTACTGTTCTGTCTGATCACGGCCCTGTTCTACCTGTATTACGAGAAACGCTATAACACCCGCGCCCTGGGTGGCTTTGTGCTGCTGGTTATCTCTTCTGCGGTGATTTTCCTGTTGTGGTACACATTCGAGCGCGATGCTGCGGTGATTACGCCCTTGAACAACGCACTGCGCAGCTGGTGGATGAAACTGCACGTGCCGGCCAATTTCATCGGCTATGGTTCCTTTGCCCTGTCGGCTATGGTGGGTTTTGCCTATCTGGTTAAGCAGCACGGCGCTACCAGCAGCTGGAAACCCATGATTCCCCTATTATTTGTGGGGGGGGCCATGGTGTCGGAATTGTTTATTTTCCGTGACAAAGACAATATGGGCTTCTGGTTCGTCTACTTTCTGGTCAGCCTGGCTATTGTCGCGGCCATTTTGCTCGGACGTCGCGTGATTGCCGCCAAATTGCCGCCACTGGAAGTGCTGGACGACATTATGTACCGCTCCATCTCCATCGGTTTTGCTTTTTTCACCGTGGCCACCATTCTGGGCGCATTCTGGGCTGCCGATGCCTGGGGCACCTATTGGCAATGGGACCCGAAAGAAACCTGGGCCTTCATCGTCTGGCTCAATTATGCAGCCTGGCTGCACCTGCGCCTGATGAAAGGCATGCGCGGCACCTTCGCGGCCTACTGGGCACTGATTGGTCTGGTTATCACCAGCTTTGCCTTCCTGGGCGTTAATATCTTCCTGTCAGGCCTGCACTCCTACGGCGAGCTCTAA
- a CDS encoding ABC transporter substrate-binding protein gives MMTRSAQGPLRFLSIRNTALALSACALVSTTAHAEGQLRIAEQHGIVYLLLQVVQDQKLIEKHGKAAGLEIKPQWVKLSGGAAINDALLSGSIDIAGAGVGPLLTIWDKTRGKYNVKGVASLGNFPYYLISNNPDVKTIADFSDKDRIALPATTVSVQARILQLAASKQWGKEEFKKLDRLTVTLPHPEATGSIIKGGTEINAHFATPPYQEQELKGNKDAHIVLKSYDVLGGPSTSTVLYATEKFRQDNPKTYGAFIASLKDAAAFIKADPEGAADAYIRTAKSNIDRNLLIEIIKNPDIEVKLAPENTFPLAEFMAEVGAIKNRPASYQDYFFDDEHNHNGS, from the coding sequence ATGATGACCAGATCCGCCCAAGGCCCGTTACGTTTTCTGTCAATACGCAACACAGCACTCGCGCTTTCGGCCTGCGCGCTGGTAAGCACAACGGCGCACGCCGAAGGCCAGCTGCGCATTGCTGAACAGCACGGCATCGTCTACCTATTGCTGCAAGTAGTGCAGGATCAGAAGCTGATTGAAAAGCACGGTAAAGCTGCTGGCCTGGAGATCAAACCGCAATGGGTCAAACTGTCGGGTGGCGCGGCCATTAATGATGCCCTGCTATCCGGTTCAATCGATATTGCCGGCGCCGGTGTTGGCCCGCTGCTGACCATCTGGGATAAGACCCGCGGCAAGTACAATGTTAAAGGTGTCGCCTCTTTGGGTAATTTTCCATATTATCTGATCAGCAATAACCCGGACGTTAAAACCATTGCCGACTTCAGCGACAAGGACCGTATTGCCTTACCGGCAACCACGGTTTCAGTTCAGGCGCGCATATTGCAACTGGCCGCCTCCAAGCAATGGGGCAAGGAAGAATTCAAAAAACTGGACAGGCTGACGGTGACCCTGCCGCACCCTGAAGCGACCGGCAGCATCATCAAAGGTGGTACAGAAATCAACGCGCACTTTGCGACACCGCCCTATCAGGAGCAGGAGCTCAAGGGCAACAAGGATGCGCATATCGTGTTGAAATCCTATGATGTGCTGGGTGGACCCTCCACCTCCACCGTACTGTATGCCACAGAGAAGTTTCGCCAGGACAACCCTAAAACCTATGGCGCCTTTATCGCATCACTGAAAGATGCTGCGGCCTTTATCAAGGCCGATCCGGAAGGCGCAGCCGATGCGTATATTCGTACCGCGAAAAGCAATATTGACCGCAATTTGCTGATTGAAATCATCAAAAATCCCGATATCGAGGTCAAGCTGGCGCCTGAGAACACCTTCCCGCTGGCCGAATTCATGGCCGAAGTGGGTGCCATCAAGAACCGTCCTGCGTCCTATCAGGATTACTTTTTTGATGATGAACACAACCATAATGGCAGTTGA
- a CDS encoding TauD/TfdA dioxygenase family protein: MSAVYASIPSTPRFSEQSATPDSSFEIRQLAAPLGAEVLDLNLDRSLSDEGFARISQAFSDHHVLVFRKQDITPAQHVQFSRRFGPLQIHVLRQFQLPGHEEILQISNIRENGKPIGLGDAGAFWHSDLSYKAVPSLGSLLHARELPDTGGDTHFANMHLAWETLPASLQKILLPLRAEHTYIKRYEEQRAKAPWRPALTQAQLDEVKPVVHPVVTTHPDNGRKTLFVNEHFTSRIVGLPQDESDDLLQQLFAHSIRPEFIYTHKWQEDDMVFWDNRSVIHLAGGTPDDQRRRLNRTTVEGTVPV; this comes from the coding sequence ATGTCTGCCGTCTACGCTTCCATTCCGTCAACGCCCAGGTTTTCTGAGCAATCCGCAACGCCTGATTCATCTTTCGAAATCCGGCAGCTGGCTGCCCCCCTGGGTGCAGAAGTGCTGGATCTGAATCTGGATCGTTCGCTGTCGGATGAGGGCTTTGCCCGTATCAGTCAGGCTTTTTCCGATCATCATGTGCTGGTGTTTCGCAAGCAGGACATTACGCCGGCGCAGCATGTGCAATTTAGCCGCCGCTTCGGACCGCTGCAGATTCATGTGCTGCGGCAGTTCCAATTGCCCGGTCATGAGGAGATCCTGCAAATATCCAATATCCGCGAGAACGGCAAGCCGATTGGCCTGGGCGATGCCGGTGCCTTCTGGCATTCCGACCTGTCATATAAGGCAGTGCCCAGCCTGGGTTCGCTGCTGCATGCCCGCGAGTTGCCCGACACGGGTGGCGATACGCATTTTGCCAATATGCATCTGGCCTGGGAAACACTGCCAGCCTCACTGCAAAAGATACTGCTGCCGCTCAGGGCAGAGCACACGTACATCAAGCGTTATGAAGAGCAGCGCGCGAAGGCGCCATGGCGCCCGGCACTGACACAGGCGCAACTGGATGAGGTGAAGCCTGTGGTGCACCCGGTGGTCACAACGCACCCTGACAACGGCCGCAAGACGCTGTTCGTGAACGAACACTTTACCTCGCGTATCGTTGGCTTGCCGCAGGATGAGAGCGACGATCTTCTGCAGCAGCTGTTTGCGCATAGCATCCGCCCCGAATTCATTTATACCCATAAGTGGCAGGAAGACGATATGGTTTTCTGGGATAACCGTTCTGTCATTCATTTGGCAGGCGGTACCCCCGACGATCAACGTCGCCGCCTGAACCGGACAACGGTGGAAGGAACGGTACCGGTTTGA